A single region of the Salarchaeum japonicum genome encodes:
- the moaC gene encoding cyclic pyranopterin monophosphate synthase MoaC gives MTDDDLTHTTDEGDVQMVDVGEKPDSERRAVARGEIHLSESTVDAVRADEIGKGDVLATARVGAIQAVKHTWETIPMCHQIPITNVDTDFDVRDDRVVLEVAVETTGKTGCEMEALEGVTTGLNVVWDMVKAAEKDESGQYPGTRIENVEVVAKEKN, from the coding sequence ATGACTGACGACGACCTGACGCACACCACGGACGAGGGCGACGTGCAGATGGTGGACGTGGGCGAGAAGCCGGACAGCGAGCGCCGCGCGGTCGCGCGCGGCGAGATTCACCTCTCCGAGTCCACGGTGGACGCGGTTCGCGCGGACGAAATCGGGAAGGGCGACGTCCTCGCCACCGCGCGCGTCGGCGCGATACAGGCCGTGAAGCACACGTGGGAGACGATTCCGATGTGCCACCAGATACCCATCACGAACGTGGACACCGACTTCGACGTGCGCGACGACCGCGTCGTGCTGGAGGTTGCCGTCGAAACCACGGGAAAGACCGGCTGCGAGATGGAGGCATTGGAGGGCGTCACTACTGGGCTGAACGTCGTCTGGGACATGGTGAAAGCCGCCGAGAAGGACGAATCGGGCCAGTACCCGGGGACGCGCATCGAGAACGTCGAGGTCGTGGCGAAGGAGAAGAACTAG
- a CDS encoding FUN14 domain-containing protein, whose amino-acid sequence MAVNIDPTSLGIEFGSGAVIGGIIGFAAKKVAKLIAVLVGIELALFKFLESRGILTVDWERLTAGAVQASEAAQNGTPPEWINTILSTLSISAGFTGGFLVGFRRG is encoded by the coding sequence ATGGCAGTCAACATCGACCCGACCTCCCTCGGCATCGAGTTCGGGAGCGGCGCGGTCATCGGCGGCATCATCGGGTTCGCGGCGAAGAAAGTCGCGAAACTCATCGCCGTCCTCGTCGGCATCGAGCTCGCGCTGTTCAAGTTCCTCGAATCCCGCGGCATCCTCACCGTGGACTGGGAACGCCTCACTGCCGGCGCGGTGCAGGCCAGCGAGGCCGCACAGAACGGCACCCCGCCCGAGTGGATTAACACCATCCTCTCCACGCTCTCCATCTCCGCGGGCTTCACGGGCGGTTTCCTCGTCGGATTCCGGCGCGGATAA
- a CDS encoding RNA-binding protein: MSSVPFHYIDLRAFCYETEADDRVESALRYFLPEDAEVQRAESRGHNGDRIVVFSARVELADDLRHVLERLREGADIDRLRDELDDRVTENCEFFAHLDKQAAFDGEAELGDGISLRAKVEAYPAKREAALENAREAL, from the coding sequence ATGAGTTCGGTTCCGTTCCACTACATCGACCTCCGCGCGTTCTGTTACGAGACGGAGGCTGACGACCGCGTCGAGTCGGCGCTCCGCTACTTCCTGCCGGAGGACGCGGAGGTACAGCGCGCGGAGAGCCGCGGGCACAACGGCGACCGCATCGTGGTGTTCTCGGCGCGCGTGGAGCTGGCGGACGACCTCCGCCACGTGCTCGAACGCCTCCGAGAGGGCGCGGACATCGACCGACTGCGCGACGAACTGGACGACCGGGTGACGGAGAACTGCGAGTTCTTCGCGCACCTCGACAAGCAGGCCGCGTTCGACGGTGAGGCGGAACTCGGGGACGGCATCTCGCTGCGCGCGAAGGTCGAGGCGTACCCGGCGAAGCGCGAGGCGGCGCTGGAGAACGCGCGGGAGGCCCTGTGA
- the hflX gene encoding GTPase HflX: protein MTGARTPDTAVVAKRVDSGTADTDEVRDLVRAAGYDVVGEVTQARKADPALQLGEGKVEELATLVRDTGADTVVFDNRLGPYQIFNLGGKLPDGVEVVDRFTLILDIFGQRAHTRKAQLQVELAELRYELPRAEAKTSLAKRDEKPGFMGLGEYDESREQDIKDRISRIRDELANIEKTEEHRRDQRRESGFDLVALAGYTNAGKSTLMRSLAADLDVDENEERHPDLDTTAESRDMLFTTLGTTTRRLDMENRDVLLTDTVGFISDLPHWLVESFKSTLESVYQSDLVLLVVDATESVEDIREKLVTSHDTLYERNEAPIVTVLNKVDEVPEDELAEKRAALSALAPNPVAVSGKEELNLDALRERIHDELPDRERERLVMPLTDDTMSVVSWVHDNAHVRDVSYGDDEVVVDFEARPSIVEKTRSKASNLAEA from the coding sequence GTGACAGGCGCACGTACACCTGACACGGCCGTCGTCGCGAAGCGCGTCGATTCGGGCACCGCGGACACGGACGAGGTTCGCGACCTGGTTCGGGCGGCGGGCTACGACGTCGTCGGCGAGGTCACGCAGGCACGGAAAGCCGACCCCGCGCTCCAGCTCGGCGAGGGGAAGGTCGAGGAGCTCGCGACGCTGGTGCGGGACACCGGCGCGGACACGGTCGTGTTCGACAACCGGCTCGGCCCCTACCAGATCTTCAACCTCGGCGGGAAGCTCCCGGACGGGGTGGAGGTCGTCGACCGGTTCACGCTCATCCTCGACATCTTCGGCCAGCGCGCGCACACCCGGAAGGCCCAGTTGCAGGTCGAACTCGCGGAACTCCGGTACGAACTCCCGCGCGCCGAGGCGAAGACGAGTCTCGCGAAGCGCGACGAGAAACCCGGGTTCATGGGGCTCGGCGAGTACGACGAGAGCCGCGAGCAGGACATCAAAGACCGCATCAGCCGCATCCGGGACGAACTCGCGAACATCGAGAAGACGGAGGAACACCGGCGCGACCAGCGCCGCGAGTCCGGGTTCGACCTCGTCGCGCTCGCCGGGTACACGAACGCCGGGAAGAGCACGCTGATGCGGTCGCTCGCCGCCGACCTCGACGTGGACGAGAACGAGGAGCGCCACCCCGACCTCGACACGACCGCGGAGTCCCGCGACATGCTGTTCACGACGCTCGGAACCACCACCCGGCGACTCGACATGGAGAACCGGGACGTGCTCCTCACGGACACCGTCGGGTTCATCAGCGACCTCCCGCACTGGCTCGTCGAGTCGTTCAAGTCCACGCTCGAATCGGTCTACCAGTCCGACCTCGTCCTCCTGGTGGTGGACGCAACCGAGTCCGTCGAGGACATCCGGGAGAAGCTGGTGACGAGCCACGACACGCTCTACGAGCGCAACGAAGCCCCCATCGTCACCGTCCTCAACAAGGTGGACGAGGTGCCCGAGGACGAACTCGCGGAGAAGCGAGCGGCGCTCTCCGCGCTCGCGCCGAACCCCGTCGCGGTCTCAGGGAAGGAGGAACTGAACCTCGACGCGCTCCGCGAGCGCATCCACGACGAACTCCCCGACCGGGAGCGCGAACGCCTCGTGATGCCCCTGACGGACGACACGATGAGCGTCGTCTCCTGGGTGCACGACAACGCGCACGTCCGCGACGTGTCCTACGGCGACGACGAAGTGGTCGTGGACTTCGAGGCCCGACCGAGCATCGTGGAGAAGACGCGCTCGAAGGCGAGCAACCTCGCGGAAGCCTAG
- a CDS encoding NUDIX hydrolase encodes MPIDDTWFLAQRAEQTAERAYHRISDAHDDFVEFSRTRHVGRERFRTLAERIEKTGAPFGAHTIVYRPSGELLLVRHDGVDLWVLPGGGVETDETYREAAERELDEEAGVDAAYRGLAMLTRITVRSGPYETRGVLPVFAADATDCTEPEISDPDDEISAARWFDDLPDDTRDRDDLEQWRNRVLA; translated from the coding sequence ATGCCGATTGACGACACGTGGTTCCTCGCGCAACGCGCGGAACAGACCGCCGAACGCGCCTACCACCGCATCAGCGACGCCCACGACGACTTCGTAGAGTTCTCCCGCACCCGCCACGTCGGCCGCGAGCGCTTCCGCACGCTCGCCGAACGCATCGAGAAAACGGGTGCGCCGTTCGGCGCGCACACCATCGTCTACCGGCCGTCCGGCGAACTCCTCCTCGTCCGCCACGACGGCGTCGACCTCTGGGTGCTCCCCGGCGGCGGCGTCGAAACCGACGAAACGTACCGCGAGGCCGCCGAACGCGAACTCGACGAGGAAGCCGGCGTGGACGCCGCCTACCGCGGCCTCGCGATGCTTACCCGCATCACGGTGCGCTCCGGCCCCTACGAGACCCGGGGCGTCCTCCCCGTGTTCGCCGCCGACGCCACCGACTGCACCGAACCCGAAATCAGCGACCCCGACGACGAAATCAGCGCCGCCCGCTGGTTCGACGACCTCCCC
- a CDS encoding acylphosphatase: MSERIRAHVFVSGTVQGVYYRASTRDAARERGVDGWVKNLADGRVEAVFEGDEDAVEEMVEWCHTGSRRADVTDVSVEYGEPAGVESFEIRR, translated from the coding sequence ATGAGCGAGCGAATCCGCGCGCACGTCTTCGTCTCCGGAACCGTGCAGGGCGTCTACTACCGGGCGAGCACGCGGGACGCCGCCCGCGAGCGCGGCGTGGACGGCTGGGTGAAGAACCTCGCGGACGGCCGCGTCGAAGCCGTCTTCGAGGGCGACGAGGACGCCGTGGAAGAGATGGTGGAGTGGTGTCACACAGGGAGTCGTCGGGCCGACGTGACGGACGTATCCGTGGAGTACGGGGAGCCGGCGGGCGTCGAGTCGTTCGAGATTCGGCGGTAG
- a CDS encoding Rpp14/Pop5 family protein translates to MKHLPKHLRPRWRYLAVELEGWPDAAFSRGAFQRALWYAAGNLLGDPGSADADLRVFSFAFADGTGEAIVRARRGHVSEARAALACVTAVDGEAVRVAVRGVSGTVRAAEENYLGRASLSTGEEEVVFRNATRRAVARDGRIDIDVEGAYVGATRSDLD, encoded by the coding sequence ATGAAGCACCTCCCGAAGCACTTGCGGCCGCGCTGGCGGTACCTCGCCGTGGAACTCGAAGGCTGGCCGGACGCCGCGTTCTCGCGGGGGGCGTTCCAGCGCGCGCTCTGGTACGCCGCGGGCAACCTCCTCGGCGACCCGGGGAGCGCGGACGCCGACCTGCGCGTGTTCTCCTTCGCGTTCGCGGACGGAACGGGGGAAGCCATCGTGCGGGCGCGCCGCGGCCACGTGAGCGAGGCGCGGGCGGCGCTCGCGTGCGTGACCGCCGTCGACGGCGAGGCCGTTCGCGTCGCCGTCCGCGGGGTTTCGGGGACGGTGCGTGCCGCGGAAGAAAACTATTTAGGACGCGCGAGTTTAAGTACGGGCGAGGAAGAAGTCGTGTTCAGGAACGCCACCCGGCGCGCCGTCGCTCGCGACGGCCGCATCGACATCGACGTCGAGGGTGCGTACGTGGGCGCGACCCGCTCTGATTTGGACTAA
- a CDS encoding helix-turn-helix domain-containing protein has product MTRATLAITLPDEMWLAPVTRENPDATFRVLSALPAEDGAGVGLVEARGIPSDEMAAVVASSDALRDGDVLPAEDGVLVQFETRTPTLLSATRSAKLPLDFPFEVSDGVARWTLTATHERLSRLGDELDARGVDYRLERVDADATGERDPLTDRQRDVLEAAAAAGYYDEPRACSLTDVAEDVGLAKSTVSGILHRAERALVHAHLDS; this is encoded by the coding sequence GTGACCCGCGCGACGCTCGCCATCACGCTCCCCGACGAGATGTGGCTCGCCCCCGTCACCCGCGAGAACCCCGACGCGACGTTCCGCGTGCTCTCCGCGCTCCCGGCCGAGGACGGCGCTGGCGTCGGCCTCGTCGAAGCGCGCGGCATCCCGTCAGACGAGATGGCGGCGGTTGTCGCGTCGAGCGACGCGCTCCGCGACGGTGACGTGCTCCCCGCAGAGGACGGCGTGCTCGTGCAGTTCGAGACGCGCACCCCCACCCTGCTCTCCGCGACCCGCTCCGCGAAACTCCCGCTCGACTTCCCGTTCGAGGTCAGCGACGGCGTCGCGCGCTGGACGCTCACCGCCACCCACGAACGCCTCTCGCGGCTCGGCGACGAACTCGACGCGCGCGGCGTGGACTACCGACTGGAGCGCGTGGACGCGGACGCGACCGGAGAGCGCGACCCGCTGACCGACCGCCAACGGGACGTACTGGAGGCGGCGGCCGCCGCGGGCTACTACGACGAACCCCGGGCGTGCTCGCTCACGGACGTCGCCGAAGACGTCGGCCTCGCAAAATCGACAGTGAGCGGTATCCTCCACCGCGCCGAGCGCGCGCTCGTCCACGCCCACCTCGACAGTTAG
- a CDS encoding NAD(P)H-hydrate dehydratase — MISSRRMAAVDENAEALGVSRKQLMESSGNAVAREVREVADPGASVAVVAGRGNNGGDAFVAARFLADHDVSVHLLGRRETITTAISRENWGALAESDIPAEEVSDSRALDFGEPDVLVDALLGTGVSGAPREPEASAIDAINESEATVVSVDVPSGMDADTGETPGAVVDADRVVTFHDAKPGLDGETVTVADIGIPEAAELFVGPGDRNVLGRDPQAHKGDFGKVTVIGGGPYTGAPALSAQAALRAGADLAYVACPEPVADEVQGYSEDLIVEPFVGTRLQPTHVETLLDRASERDVVVLGPGLGDADDTLRAVRQFLADYEGRAVVDADALQVVPDVDTEATLVCTPHQGELVKMGGPRESEWRDRMAAVESFAADLGHTILVKGAYDIVTDGEATRANRTGNPGMTVGGTGDVLAGATGALLSVTEPVDAGALAAYANGRAGDDAVAENGYGLLASDLLTRLPHALYDDD, encoded by the coding sequence ATGATTTCGAGCAGGCGGATGGCCGCCGTGGACGAGAACGCGGAGGCGCTCGGCGTCTCACGCAAGCAGTTGATGGAGTCGAGCGGGAACGCGGTCGCGCGCGAGGTGCGCGAGGTCGCCGACCCGGGCGCGTCCGTGGCGGTCGTCGCGGGCCGCGGGAACAACGGCGGGGACGCGTTCGTCGCCGCGCGCTTCCTCGCCGACCACGACGTGTCCGTCCACCTTCTCGGCCGCCGCGAGACCATCACCACCGCGATCAGTCGGGAGAACTGGGGCGCGCTCGCGGAGAGCGACATCCCCGCGGAAGAAGTCTCGGACTCGCGCGCGCTCGACTTCGGGGAGCCGGACGTGCTCGTGGACGCCCTGCTGGGAACGGGCGTGTCGGGCGCGCCCCGCGAACCCGAGGCGTCCGCCATCGACGCCATCAACGAGTCCGAGGCGACCGTCGTTTCCGTGGACGTGCCGTCGGGCATGGACGCGGACACGGGCGAGACGCCGGGCGCGGTCGTGGACGCCGACCGCGTCGTCACCTTCCACGACGCGAAACCCGGACTGGACGGGGAGACCGTCACGGTCGCTGACATCGGCATCCCCGAGGCGGCCGAGTTGTTCGTCGGGCCGGGCGACCGTAACGTCCTCGGGCGCGACCCGCAGGCGCACAAGGGCGACTTCGGGAAGGTGACGGTCATCGGCGGCGGGCCGTACACGGGCGCGCCGGCGCTGTCGGCGCAGGCGGCGCTCCGCGCGGGCGCTGACCTCGCGTACGTCGCCTGCCCCGAACCGGTCGCGGACGAGGTGCAGGGGTACAGCGAAGACCTCATCGTCGAACCGTTCGTCGGCACGCGCCTCCAGCCGACGCACGTCGAGACGCTCCTCGACCGCGCGAGCGAGCGCGACGTGGTCGTGCTGGGGCCGGGGCTCGGCGACGCGGACGACACCCTGCGCGCCGTCCGCCAGTTCCTCGCCGACTACGAGGGGCGCGCGGTCGTGGACGCCGACGCCCTCCAGGTCGTTCCGGACGTCGACACCGAGGCGACGCTCGTCTGCACGCCCCATCAGGGCGAGTTGGTGAAAATGGGCGGCCCGCGCGAGTCCGAGTGGCGCGACCGCATGGCGGCGGTAGAGTCGTTCGCCGCCGACCTCGGGCACACGATACTCGTGAAGGGCGCGTACGACATCGTCACGGACGGCGAGGCGACGCGCGCGAACCGCACGGGCAACCCCGGAATGACCGTCGGCGGAACCGGGGACGTGCTCGCGGGCGCGACCGGCGCGCTCCTCTCCGTCACCGAGCCCGTGGACGCCGGCGCGCTCGCCGCGTACGCGAACGGTCGCGCGGGCGACGACGCCGTCGCCGAGAACGGCTACGGGTTGCTCGCGAGCGACCTGCTTACGAGGCTCCCGCACGCACTCTACGACGATGACTGA
- a CDS encoding class I SAM-dependent methyltransferase — translation MKKTLDEHAARFDDIAAEYDENKSEEYNECVRLVVEHATAGLSGDETVLDLATGTGAIALAVADAAGRVVGRDISEGMMAEARAKADERGVENVEFGEGRFRSPNYDGSVDVVTSNFAMHHLADDEKREAIDVIAGLDPEKIVLGDVMLFGEPNPEEPFFSPDVDDPATVGVLADAFTDAGYALTAVEMVHDHVGVLVAERA, via the coding sequence ATGAAGAAGACGCTTGACGAGCACGCCGCGCGTTTCGACGACATCGCCGCGGAGTACGACGAGAACAAGAGCGAGGAGTACAACGAGTGCGTCCGCCTCGTCGTCGAGCACGCCACGGCCGGTCTTTCGGGCGACGAGACGGTGCTCGATTTGGCGACGGGGACGGGCGCTATCGCGCTCGCCGTCGCGGACGCGGCGGGCCGCGTGGTCGGCCGCGACATCAGCGAGGGGATGATGGCGGAGGCGCGCGCGAAGGCCGACGAGCGCGGCGTCGAGAACGTCGAGTTCGGCGAGGGGCGGTTCCGGAGTCCGAACTACGACGGCTCCGTGGACGTGGTGACGTCGAACTTCGCGATGCACCACCTCGCGGACGACGAGAAGCGCGAGGCCATCGACGTCATCGCCGGCCTCGACCCCGAGAAAATCGTGCTCGGGGACGTGATGCTATTCGGGGAACCGAACCCCGAGGAACCCTTTTTCAGTCCCGACGTGGACGACCCGGCGACGGTGGGCGTGCTCGCGGACGCGTTCACGGACGCCGGCTACGCGCTCACGGCGGTCGAGATGGTGCACGACCACGTCGGCGTGCTGGTCGCCGAGCGCGCATGA
- a CDS encoding RNase P subunit p30 family protein codes for MYEAVFAHPDGASTVSRFADALAGVEYDGVVVRSRAGDRPEFDAERVREEHGIDVVDGVTVAADDPTGASGAVANLRSDATVLCVRGGDATMNRYAVEEEKVDVLSRPGSDVNHVMVKAAKRNAVRLEFDFGPALRESGGERVRALRGLRKLREIVEHYDAPYVVSAAPASHLDVRAPRELVAVAEQAGFGEAWVRAGLREWGVLAARNRERMSADFIAPGVRRGRYEEDA; via the coding sequence ATGTACGAGGCCGTGTTCGCACATCCGGACGGCGCGAGCACGGTCTCGCGGTTCGCGGACGCGCTCGCGGGCGTCGAGTACGACGGCGTCGTCGTCCGGAGCAGGGCGGGCGACCGCCCCGAGTTCGACGCGGAGCGCGTGCGCGAGGAGCACGGAATCGACGTGGTCGATGGGGTGACGGTGGCGGCCGACGACCCGACGGGGGCGAGCGGCGCGGTGGCGAACCTCCGGTCGGACGCGACGGTGCTCTGCGTGCGGGGAGGGGACGCGACGATGAACCGGTACGCGGTCGAGGAGGAGAAGGTGGACGTGCTCTCCCGGCCGGGGAGCGACGTGAACCACGTGATGGTGAAGGCGGCGAAGCGCAACGCCGTCCGGCTGGAGTTCGACTTCGGGCCGGCACTGCGCGAGTCCGGGGGCGAGCGCGTGCGGGCGCTCCGCGGCCTCCGGAAGCTCCGCGAAATCGTCGAGCACTACGACGCGCCGTACGTCGTGAGCGCCGCGCCCGCGAGCCACCTGGACGTTCGCGCGCCCCGGGAACTCGTCGCCGTCGCGGAACAGGCGGGGTTCGGCGAGGCGTGGGTTCGCGCGGGTCTCCGGGAGTGGGGGGTTCTCGCGGCGCGGAACCGGGAGCGGATGTCCGCCGACTTCATAGCGCCCGGCGTGCGTAGGGGACGGTATGAAGAAGACGCTTGA
- a CDS encoding DUF1918 domain-containing protein, with protein sequence MSFEEGDTVVLHDEHSDFDGETGEITQKVETMFGDANYTISFEDGQEAGVPEDNLEAAE encoded by the coding sequence ATGAGCTTCGAAGAAGGTGACACGGTCGTCCTGCACGACGAGCACAGCGACTTCGACGGTGAGACGGGCGAAATCACGCAGAAGGTCGAGACGATGTTCGGCGACGCGAACTACACGATTTCCTTCGAGGACGGCCAGGAGGCCGGCGTCCCCGAGGACAACCTCGAAGCCGCGGAGTAA
- a CDS encoding ribosome assembly factor SBDS: protein MISLDEAVTARLESHGERFEVLIDPDAALAMKRGEFDGDLEDVIAARDVFENASRGDRPAEEDLETVFGTTDPLEIIPEVVERGEIQITAEQRKEMQEQKRKQLINTIARNAVNPQMDNAPHPPDRIENALEQAGFTVDPMEPVENQVDDALDALRPVIPIRFDEVTVAVQVPADYAGSAQAQIRQFGDLEREEWQADGSWVGVLTFPAGMQNEFYDLVNEHTSGEAETRIIKEKDELSTR from the coding sequence ATGATTTCGCTCGACGAAGCCGTAACAGCGCGGTTGGAGTCTCACGGGGAACGCTTCGAGGTGCTCATCGACCCGGACGCGGCGCTCGCGATGAAGCGCGGCGAGTTCGACGGCGACCTGGAGGACGTCATCGCCGCCCGGGACGTGTTCGAGAACGCCAGTCGCGGCGACCGGCCCGCGGAGGAAGACCTCGAAACCGTGTTCGGGACGACCGACCCTCTCGAAATCATCCCCGAAGTCGTCGAGCGCGGGGAGATTCAGATTACGGCGGAACAGCGAAAGGAGATGCAGGAGCAAAAGCGCAAGCAGCTCATCAACACCATCGCGCGGAACGCGGTGAACCCCCAGATGGACAACGCGCCGCATCCGCCCGACCGCATCGAGAACGCGCTGGAGCAGGCGGGGTTCACGGTCGACCCGATGGAGCCGGTGGAGAACCAGGTTGACGACGCGCTCGACGCGCTGCGGCCCGTGATTCCGATTCGGTTCGACGAGGTGACGGTGGCGGTGCAGGTGCCCGCGGACTACGCGGGGAGCGCGCAGGCCCAGATTCGGCAGTTCGGCGACCTGGAGCGCGAGGAGTGGCAGGCGGACGGCTCCTGGGTCGGCGTGCTGACGTTCCCGGCGGGGATGCAGAACGAGTTCTACGACCTCGTGAACGAGCACACGAGCGGCGAGGCGGAGACGCGCATCATCAAGGAGAAGGACGAACTCTCGACGCGCTAA
- a CDS encoding group I truncated hemoglobin, with translation MAQSIYADIGGRDAVESVVSDFYDRMFADDDLTPYFDGVDKQALFAHQVQFISAVAGGPVEYDGDDMESAHDGMGITHEAFDRTAENLEAALRENDVPDEHVEAILDEVEALRDPVVEEDVEAPAGAV, from the coding sequence ATGGCTCAGAGCATCTACGCGGACATCGGCGGCCGCGACGCCGTCGAGTCCGTCGTCTCCGACTTCTACGACCGCATGTTCGCCGACGACGACCTCACGCCGTACTTCGACGGCGTGGACAAGCAAGCGCTGTTCGCCCACCAGGTACAGTTCATCAGCGCCGTCGCGGGCGGCCCCGTCGAGTACGACGGCGACGACATGGAATCCGCGCACGACGGCATGGGTATCACGCACGAAGCGTTCGACCGAACCGCGGAGAACCTCGAAGCCGCGCTCCGCGAGAACGACGTGCCCGACGAACACGTCGAGGCGATTCTGGACGAGGTCGAGGCGCTCCGCGACCCCGTCGTCGAGGAGGACGTCGAAGCGCCCGCGGGCGCAGTGTAG
- a CDS encoding DNA-3-methyladenine glycosylase family protein, whose product METGSIPLDSLASAFDLQSTLESGQSYLWTREDGATYETDGAHGGDAWYATVADGDVIRVRQTDDELVWEATTDADARLHDLLRLDDDLDAIRAAANTDDLVDAAYDRYWGMRIVSDPFFGCLISFICSAQMRVERIFAMQESLREAYGERIEFDGRTYHAFPTPDALAETTEDELRDLGLGYRAPYVQRTAELVASDELTRDDIRGLDYEDARDAMTGFVGVGEKVADCVLLFSLDYLDAVPLDTWIRTAIEDYYPDCARGNYADTSRALREQFGPYAGYTQTYLFHHLRNGGGN is encoded by the coding sequence ATGGAAACCGGGTCGATACCCCTCGACTCCCTCGCGTCAGCGTTCGACCTCCAGTCCACCCTCGAATCCGGCCAGTCCTACCTCTGGACGCGCGAGGACGGCGCGACCTACGAGACGGACGGCGCGCACGGCGGCGACGCCTGGTACGCCACCGTCGCCGACGGCGACGTGATTCGGGTGCGGCAGACCGACGACGAACTCGTCTGGGAGGCCACCACCGACGCCGACGCCCGCCTCCACGACCTCCTCCGACTGGACGACGACCTCGACGCGATACGCGCCGCCGCGAACACCGACGACCTCGTGGACGCCGCGTACGACCGCTACTGGGGGATGCGCATCGTCTCCGACCCATTCTTCGGCTGCCTGATATCGTTCATCTGCTCGGCGCAGATGCGGGTCGAACGCATCTTCGCCATGCAGGAGTCCCTCCGGGAGGCGTACGGCGAGCGCATCGAGTTCGACGGCCGCACCTACCACGCGTTCCCGACGCCCGACGCGCTCGCCGAGACGACCGAGGACGAACTCCGCGACCTCGGCCTCGGCTACCGCGCGCCCTACGTCCAGCGCACCGCCGAACTCGTCGCGTCCGACGAACTCACCAGAGACGACATCCGTGGACTGGACTACGAGGACGCCCGCGACGCGATGACGGGGTTCGTCGGCGTCGGCGAGAAGGTCGCGGACTGCGTCCTGCTCTTCTCGCTCGACTACCTCGACGCCGTCCCGCTCGACACCTGGATTCGCACCGCCATCGAGGACTACTACCCCGACTGCGCCCGCGGGAACTACGCCGACACCTCGCGCGCGCTCCGCGAACAGTTCGGACCGTACGCCGGCTACACCCAGACGTATCTGTTCCATCACCTGCGCAACGGCGGCGGGAACTAA
- the psmA gene encoding archaeal proteasome endopeptidase complex subunit alpha — protein sequence MQGQNQQQAYDRGITIFSPDGRLYQVEYAREAVKRGSASIGVRAEDGVVLLVDKRIRSSLMEETSVEKIHKADNHIGIASAGHVADARQLIDFARRNSQVNRLRYDEAIGVETLTKDITDHIQQYTQVGGARPFGVALLIGGVDEDGSPRLFETDPSGTPNEWKALAIGSGRDDIQSYLEENYQSDLELDEAVGLALRSLAESHEEGLTASGIGVATVDAESRSFVELTNDEIDEYLDDFDLQAESDDESEE from the coding sequence ATGCAGGGTCAAAACCAGCAGCAAGCATACGACCGAGGTATCACGATCTTCTCCCCGGACGGTCGGCTCTATCAAGTGGAGTACGCCCGGGAGGCCGTCAAACGAGGCTCCGCGTCCATCGGGGTGCGCGCCGAGGACGGCGTCGTCCTCCTCGTGGACAAGCGCATCCGCTCCTCCCTGATGGAGGAGACGAGCGTCGAGAAGATTCACAAGGCAGACAACCACATCGGCATCGCGTCCGCGGGCCACGTCGCCGACGCCCGCCAGCTCATCGACTTCGCGCGCCGGAACTCCCAGGTCAACCGCCTCCGCTACGACGAGGCCATCGGCGTGGAGACGCTGACGAAGGACATCACCGACCACATCCAGCAGTACACGCAGGTCGGCGGCGCGCGGCCGTTCGGCGTCGCGCTCCTCATCGGCGGCGTGGACGAGGACGGCAGCCCCCGGCTGTTCGAGACCGACCCGTCCGGCACGCCGAACGAGTGGAAGGCGCTCGCCATCGGCTCCGGCCGCGACGACATCCAGAGCTATCTGGAGGAGAACTACCAGTCCGACCTCGAACTCGACGAGGCCGTCGGCCTCGCGCTCCGCTCGCTCGCGGAGAGCCACGAGGAGGGTCTCACCGCGTCCGGCATCGGCGTCGCCACCGTGGACGCCGAGTCCCGGAGTTTCGTCGAACTGACGAACGACGAGATAGACGAGTACCTCGACGACTTCGACCTGCAGGCCGAGTCCGACGACGAGAGCGAGGAGTAA